The Dehalobacter sp. DCM sequence ATGGACTCCAAACCAATAGGGTCAAGCCGATTCCCTTACCTGCAACTGCTGTTGCCGTAAACTTATTTTTAAAATTCTCGAAAGAACCAAAATCTTTAATCATGCATTGTTCTAAACTCTTTTGCACAGTTCTACTTTTTCCAGTGCGAATACCCTTTCTTTTGGCAAAACGGTTATCAATTCCGTCGTCACCGTAATGTTCAGGGGGTTCAGGGGATTCATTGGCATAAGGCAGATGATATAGTTTTGCTAACAAATTAATCTCCTCCTTTAATTGACCTTTTAACTTGTTTACTTTTGTCTGACAGGCGTATCGAATGATTCGCATATATTGCTAAGTGAATGATGCCTATATGAGATGATAGCAAAGAAAAATGTCATTATTATGACATTTTTCTTTTATTTATACGCTATTCTATTTCCTTGTGGAATTATTTTTGCCTGCAGGAATTTCCAGAACATACTCTCTCCACTTTTATTATACCAAAAACATTTCTTGAATTATATTCTTATAATTATCATTTATTTTGTGTAAGATAGACATTATCATCAATCAGTTTAATCTAGGGGGATGTACGATTGGAACAAAATCGGCATGATCGGGATTTTGAAATCAGGCACCTGGAGCAGGTGCTGACTGTAGCCCGGGAACAATTGGATGCTGTCCTTCTCGCGAACGAGGAAAACAAAGAGGCCATTATTGCCGCGAAAATCGATATGTGGGAGGATACGTCCCGCTCGATCTCCGGCCTTTGGCAGATGGAAAACTTCCATGAGCTCGTCGAATTGAGCCAGTACGCCAATTCGGTGTCGGAACGGGTATCCGATTATGAACGGGATAACGCTAAAATCCTGACCTTAAAACGGTTGCTTGATTCTCCCTACTTTGCGCGGATCGATATGAAGTTCGAAGAGGAGGATGCCTTTGAGCCTGTTTATATCGGACGTTCTTCGCTGCAGAAAGATCTAACCCGGGAAATGATGATTTATGACTGGCGCTCTCCCATCGCCAGTGTCTTTTACCGCTTTGGCCCGGGGAAAGTGTCCTATGCGTCGCCGGGCGGAGAGATAACAGGAGAGGTTAATTTAAAACGCCAATACGAGATTAAAAATGGTACTCTGGCCTATTATTTCGATGCGGATGTTCACATCATTGACGAATTCCTGCGTCGGCTCCTTTCTCAAAATGCTTCCGCCACCATGAAAACCATCGTCGAAACGATTCAGAAAGACCAGGATCTGATTATCCGCGATCTGGAAATGGATGTGCTGATGGTTCAGGGATCAGCGGGCAGCGGCAAAACATCGGTCGCGCTGCATCGCGCGGCATATCTGATGTACCGGGGGCTGGCGGCCAAGCTGACGGCTAACGAGATTGTGATTATTTCACCGAACTCCCTCTTCGAACAGTACATCGTCAACGTCCTGCCGGAGCTGGGAGAAAAGAATATTCGGTCGCTGGTATTTGAAGATATCTTCAGCAACGTTTTACAACGTGAGTCTATCCAAAGCAGGAATCACTATTGGGAAGTTCTGCTCTCCTCCGGTGTATATGACGAAACGCCAGGGCATAGCAACGGTTCTATCGTCGGTCAATACAACGGCTCTATTGTTCAAAGAAGTATGGCCTTTAAAAGCTCAGGCTTGTTTGCAGAGATCTTACGGCGGTTTATTAAAGACTTGCCCCTTCGCTGGCTGCCGTTTGCCGATATTTATTATGACGGTAAGGTTATTGCCAGCAAACAATGGCTGAAGGCTAAAATTCTCAAGAGCAATCACGAATTCCTGTTGGGTGTGCGTTTAAAGCAATTGGAGGAATCCCTTTGGCAACGAATCCATGAGCTGCGCCCCAGCCGTCTGGCCAAGTTAAAAAACTTTATTTCTGCCAAGCCGATCCACGAATTTGAAGTCAACGAAGTAGCGCGCCGTATATCCATTCTCGAAAGTTCGGCCCTGCGCAAAAAAATCCGTCAGTTTACCGAGCTGGACGCTCTGGAACTCTACCGGAAGCTTTTTGCGGATAACGACTATTTTTATCAGTTGGCCAAAGGGCTGACGCTGCCTGATGGTATCGCAGAGATTATCGCCTATACCCGGGAAAACCTGCAAAAAGAGGCGCTGCTCTATGATGATGCACTGGCCCTGACTTTTCTTCATTTAAACACCAAAGGATATTCGGGTTATCTCGATATCAAACAGGTGGTTGTGGATGAAGCACAGGATTATGATCCCCTTCATTTTGAAATACTTCACGCTCTGTTTCCCAGAGCGCGGTATACCATCCTTGGCGATACCCATCAGACTATCGGCAAACGGGAAGACGCGGCACTCTATGACGAGATCAGCCGAATATTTGCCAAGCCGAAATCCATGCGGGTGATTCTCGACAAAAGCTTTCGCTCGACCAGGGAGATCGTGGCCTACAGCGCCAGATTCCTGGACCAGGATGTCCTGAGCGAGTGTTTTGGCCGCAGCGGCGATACACCTGCTGTACTCGCGGCACCCGACCAGGCAGCTCTGGCAGCTCTCCTGCTGGCGGAAATCGCCACGTGCCGGGAGAAGGGTTACCAATCGATCGGGTTAATTTGTAAAACGGAGCATGACGCCCTTTCCTGGTATGAACAGCTCAAGGACCAAAGCGAAATGACACTGCTCAAAGGGGACGTTCCTTTTGCGTTAAGCGGCGTTTTCCTAATCCCGGTTTATCTGGCCAAAGGCTTGGAATTTGATGCCGTCCTCGTCTGTGACGTCGATCACGCGCATTATCACCGCGCAGATGACCGACACCTGTTATATATTGCCTGTACGCGGGCGCTGCATAGACTGAACCTGTTTTATACCGGGGAGATGAGTCCGCTTTTATAGACGGCTTACCATTACGTGCATATCGTGTTTTATTGTTTCCAATCAAAAACAGATGTCCTGATCACACCATATGTGCAGATGATTATTTGGCATTAGACGTTATCGTCAGGTTGTATGCCGAATTTAGTCCGGATATCCGTAACTCTGTACTGTGTGATTTCCGCAATTAAATCATATGGAATCGGTTCGGACTGCGGAAATTGGATCGCGCCTTTGGTTGTTTTATAACCCGTGAGCTTAGGAGCAAAGTCACGCATCGCCTTCTCGCCGGGATACAGTCCGATGTGGTTTTTGGCCGCAGCAAAATGGATCAGGTTTTCCTTTTGCCAGAAGGTTGGCATTTGCCAGCTGATCTTTTCCTGAGCTTCCGGAGCTGCTTGACGGATGGTCTGCCGGATTTGCTGAAGGCGTTCCCGCACATCTTCCGGGAACAGCGCAATGTATTTGTCAATCGTGGCATAGTGCGGTTTTTCTGCGGGATCTTTACGCGGGCGGTTCGACTGCGTCAGCGCATAGGCCCGGGTGATCCGTTCGATCACTACCGGAAATGAATCATTGTCCGTCACCTCGAAGTAATGGGCCACCCGGTTTTTGGATGTCTGCACGACTTTGGTGGGTTCCCATTCGTCATGGATGACATCGGAAGCAAAACCAACCACCATGCAGTCCTTTTTGGCGCTCACCTCAGCGAACGTGGTGGTATGCTTCCAGAGCACGGCACTTGTTGTCTCATATTCCTCAAATGGACCGAGCTTGACCTGCGCCATGCTGCGGAGTTGTTCATAAAGCGGCAGCCACTTGGCCCGGACGCCGGAAAATACGTGATTTGTCATGTTCCATCCATCCTTCGAATAATAACTCTTACTGAATCATTAGAAGATTCTTTCGCTTAATTATACCAAAATATTCTTATAAGTATGTATTTAGATAATGTCGCTGATAACAATCATAATTAGACGTTAACGCAGGCCCTTGAAGCCACTTATCAAAAAAAGAGCGATAAAAAAGTCCTTTTTCCGCGGTAAAACTATCAACGGGAAAAAGGACTTTCTTATAAACCATCATAGGGCTCTCAGGAATTAACCCTAAAATTCACTATTTACCTTATTCGGAACTGTGACCTTATCTAAATCCTCGTTAATCGGTTCGCCGGTAAGGCGTTTAATCATTTTTTCCAGGTCAAAGCCGGATACATTTTTTAGCATCTCCGGAGCAGTAGCCATAAGGGAAGTAACATAGTTGCTGACTCGCGCCGCTCCTTGCCCGTTGCCGGTATCCACGACGGTCAGCTTGTCGATGGCTTGCAGCGGCTCGGCAATTCTGGCAGCCAGTTCCGGCAGCATTTTAACGATAATATCCAGCACGGCCGCTTCGCCGTACTTCGCGAAGGCCTCGGCCAGTTTTTGCTTGGCCTCAGCTTCAGCCAGACCTTTCAATCGAATAACTTCCGCTTCGGCTGTCCCTTTTGCTTTTTCTGCTTCGGCAATAGCTAAACCTTCCAGGCGTTTTTGTTCGGCATTGGCCTTTGCTTCAGCTTCGATTTTATATTTGAGGGCGTCCGCTTCCCGCATATTTTTGGCTTTCGTAGCTTCAGCCGCTTGTTCTACCGAATACCTGTCGGCGTCGGCTTTTTTCTTGACTTCAGCATCGTACTGTTTTTCCCGGCGCTGGATTTCTTTTTCTTCAAGCTCAATTTCCTTTTCCTTTTTAACGATGGCAACTTTCATTTGTTCTTCCGTGACCTGCTGCTGCGAACGTGCTTCCTGTATGAAATAGGCTTGATCAGCTTCAGCCTTAGCCGTATCCTGATCTTTCTTGAAGGAAGCAACCTTCAGCTCTTTTTCCTTATTGGCTTCGGCGATATTGGTATCCCGAAGCAGCTCGGCCTTCTGGCCTTCTTCAGCAGCTTTGGCTTTCTGAATCCGGGCATCCCGGATGGCTTGTGCTTCCGCGACTTCAGCATCCCGTTTCACAGCGGCGATCCGCGGTTTACCCAGAGCTTCCAGGTAACCGTTTCTGTCTCGGATATCCTTAATTGTAAAGGATACAATCTGCAGGCCCATTTTTTTCAGGTCTTTGGCCGCCACACCCTGCACTTCCTGGGCAAATTTATCCCGGTTGCGGTAGACTTCTTCCACCGTCATGGTTCCCAAGATGGCTCTTAAGTGGCCTTCAAGAACTTCCTGGGCTTCCTGCTGCAGGGCTTCGGTGGGTTTGCCCATGAATTGCTCGGCTGCCGTTGCTACATCTTCAACAGAGCCGCCAATCTTGATGATGGCCACCCCATCGGCCATCACCGGCACACCCTGTTCCGTATAGACTTCCGGTGTTGTTACATCCAATTTATGAGATAAGAGGGAGATAAACTCGGCTTGCTGGAATACAGGGAGGATAAAGGCACCTCCGCCGCGGACAATTTTTATGCGACGTCCTGATTCATCCGTATGGACATTTTTACGACCCAGATAGGATCCGGTAACAATCATCGCCTCATCAGGCCCGACTGTCTTATATCTGGCCCAAAAGGCCAAGCCCAGCACAATAAGTACGACGATAACAATAATGGGAATAGAAATTAACCCAGA is a genomic window containing:
- a CDS encoding Fe-Mn family superoxide dismutase, with amino-acid sequence MLAKLYHLPYANESPEPPEHYGDDGIDNRFAKRKGIRTGKSRTVQKSLEQCMIKDFGSFENFKNKFTATAVAGKGIGLTLLVWSPYFRDLEIVQATKIEELDEWGVIPILAIDIWRHEHSIQLKNKRTLGVVEWWEQVDWKNLENAFKAIVKNYI
- a CDS encoding HelD family protein — protein: MEQNRHDRDFEIRHLEQVLTVAREQLDAVLLANEENKEAIIAAKIDMWEDTSRSISGLWQMENFHELVELSQYANSVSERVSDYERDNAKILTLKRLLDSPYFARIDMKFEEEDAFEPVYIGRSSLQKDLTREMMIYDWRSPIASVFYRFGPGKVSYASPGGEITGEVNLKRQYEIKNGTLAYYFDADVHIIDEFLRRLLSQNASATMKTIVETIQKDQDLIIRDLEMDVLMVQGSAGSGKTSVALHRAAYLMYRGLAAKLTANEIVIISPNSLFEQYIVNVLPELGEKNIRSLVFEDIFSNVLQRESIQSRNHYWEVLLSSGVYDETPGHSNGSIVGQYNGSIVQRSMAFKSSGLFAEILRRFIKDLPLRWLPFADIYYDGKVIASKQWLKAKILKSNHEFLLGVRLKQLEESLWQRIHELRPSRLAKLKNFISAKPIHEFEVNEVARRISILESSALRKKIRQFTELDALELYRKLFADNDYFYQLAKGLTLPDGIAEIIAYTRENLQKEALLYDDALALTFLHLNTKGYSGYLDIKQVVVDEAQDYDPLHFEILHALFPRARYTILGDTHQTIGKREDAALYDEISRIFAKPKSMRVILDKSFRSTREIVAYSARFLDQDVLSECFGRSGDTPAVLAAPDQAALAALLLAEIATCREKGYQSIGLICKTEHDALSWYEQLKDQSEMTLLKGDVPFALSGVFLIPVYLAKGLEFDAVLVCDVDHAHYHRADDRHLLYIACTRALHRLNLFYTGEMSPLL
- a CDS encoding DUF5655 domain-containing protein; translation: MTNHVFSGVRAKWLPLYEQLRSMAQVKLGPFEEYETTSAVLWKHTTTFAEVSAKKDCMVVGFASDVIHDEWEPTKVVQTSKNRVAHYFEVTDNDSFPVVIERITRAYALTQSNRPRKDPAEKPHYATIDKYIALFPEDVRERLQQIRQTIRQAAPEAQEKISWQMPTFWQKENLIHFAAAKNHIGLYPGEKAMRDFAPKLTGYKTTKGAIQFPQSEPIPYDLIAEITQYRVTDIRTKFGIQPDDNV
- a CDS encoding flotillin family protein; this translates as MFSFISGLISIPIIVIVVLIVLGLAFWARYKTVGPDEAMIVTGSYLGRKNVHTDESGRRIKIVRGGGAFILPVFQQAEFISLLSHKLDVTTPEVYTEQGVPVMADGVAIIKIGGSVEDVATAAEQFMGKPTEALQQEAQEVLEGHLRAILGTMTVEEVYRNRDKFAQEVQGVAAKDLKKMGLQIVSFTIKDIRDRNGYLEALGKPRIAAVKRDAEVAEAQAIRDARIQKAKAAEEGQKAELLRDTNIAEANKEKELKVASFKKDQDTAKAEADQAYFIQEARSQQQVTEEQMKVAIVKKEKEIELEEKEIQRREKQYDAEVKKKADADRYSVEQAAEATKAKNMREADALKYKIEAEAKANAEQKRLEGLAIAEAEKAKGTAEAEVIRLKGLAEAEAKQKLAEAFAKYGEAAVLDIIVKMLPELAARIAEPLQAIDKLTVVDTGNGQGAARVSNYVTSLMATAPEMLKNVSGFDLEKMIKRLTGEPINEDLDKVTVPNKVNSEF